The Arabidopsis thaliana chromosome 5, partial sequence genomic interval aaaaagaaaaagaaatattattcgtggttaaaaacaaataacgtAAAAATATTACTATTCCACTTTTGCTCCAACGTCTCTCTTGCTTAATTTATCTTAGAACTCTGTTTGAGCTTAAGACGAAATTATCCTCACCACCTGCAACCGTAGAGTGAAGTCTCCCGGCAGCCCAGCCATTGTTCAGCATCCGTGCTGGATCACCAGTCACACGGCTTTCTTCAGTCCGTGTTTCAAACTCTGGAAGCCCATTAGCTTTCctctctttccttctctttctctcttcatctctttctttcctcaGCCAACTCTCAACTGTTCTCATCAATGACTTCTTGCTTGTCTCCTTCACTTTCTCCATTGGCAATGCTAACTGCAATTTTCCGTTTGCTACATACACCTAACAATGGCAGATGTGATGTTATTATGTGTTGTTTGTAGGTAGTTTTAGTAGAggagcaaaacagagaaatgagATTGTGTGGTTATATTACAATGTGTGTTGGCCAGTCCTCTAAGCCATCGAATATATGAGTAGCGTAGATTATGGTTGCTCCTCGTTCTTCACATTCCTTTCTCAGAAACTTCAAAAGGTCTGCTCTAGCGAGAACGTCAAGATCAACAGTTATTTCATCCAAAAGGAGAACCTATAGATGATTCAAGAAAGTAGGATTCAGATAAATTGTTGAAGCAAGTTTCATGATTAGATACTATAATGATCTTAGTCCATTGTTTTAAGCATCAAACCATTTCATCTTCTGAAGCATCAGGTTTGGCTAAAACCTGTATACTTTTGGTTGGAGATAAGGGTTTACCTTGAATGGCTTCAGGAGTCCCATACAGATCTGTACACGTCTTCTTTGGCCATCGGATACCTTGTGCAGTCTCCATGAGATGTCGATATCCAACACCTGAACCAAACACAATTAGAACAAAACAGTAAGGTGGAGAATCACATTGATTTGatgtaaaaaaacagagtaataatACTCCAGACAATGAAGTGCTCGTAAGTTTGGTATGTGACAAAGATCAAAGATCAGACCATGCTCTAgctgattttttgttttaacattgGAATTCAGAATGAACAAATGAGTTAAGACTATAGCAAAtacttaaaaagtaaatttgaaTCCTTCCCAAAACTTCAAAGAATCTCATGTAAAGATGCATTAACAGAACCTAACCCATCAAATCAAAGTCAGATTTTTGAATTATCTACTCACCTTGATCAACTCATCTCTTCTCTGAGGATCAATACCAGCCACTCCAAATATCATCTTCTCCGCCGAAATGTCCATTTGTATCGGAACTTCAAATCCTGCAAATGCAACATCACGCCTCCACTGGAAAGAAGAATTGACAATCCCAATTACTTTCAATTCCAAATCAATACTCAGAATTCACACTAAATTTGTTATCCAATCACATCCACAGAAACACAAAGAATTGAAAATTCATCACGAACCTCGCCACCGAGATAACAGAGATCACCAGAAGAGGTCAATCCAGTATCATGAAACGCCGAGCGACCCAGAACCCTAACCATATGCGGCTCCACCATGTGTTTCCCTCCCAATATCTTCAGAATCGTCGTTTTCCCTGATGATTCAAATCACTCATCTAATCAAATTGAGATCTCATACAGACACATTTCGAGCTAAATAGATAACGAATTTCAAATACCAGCGCCATTAGATCCGACGAGGAGACACCGATCGCTGGAATTAAGCGTGATTGAGAAATCTTCAATAAGTGGTTTCGATCCCGGTGGTGGATGACCGTCGATTCCAGGATACGTGAAACGTAATCCGGAGATCTCAACCGTTGAATTCcgcttcttctcctcctccgtcaCCGCCATTTTTAGTACCTCTCCCTTGCTCTTCTCTCTGCTTTActtatacttttttcttcttcagacgTTTTTGGTAGTTGGTGAAGAAAAGTTATTGAAACGACACCATTTTTGGTGAAGTTTTTTAAACATTAGCTCACGTGGCGCTTTAAGAGACGCTAGTTCTTTAAAAGACGACGTCGTTAAATTAATTAGGCGACGTGGCGCGAGTAGAGACCATCGATATAATAACGACGCcgttttgagaaaaagaaaaatcattaataaGATCTGTACTGTTGTTCTTCATCGTCTCGCTGATTTCTCGGATTTGGATCTTTGAAGATTATCGGGGGAAAAAAATGGCAGCGATTTACAGTCTTTACATAATTAACAAATCTGGTGGTTTGATATTCTACAAGGTACGATCTCTCCATCTTCCTCTTGTTCTCGATCTCGCAGCTTGTGGACTTTCCATGTCTAGAGAATGACGAGCTAATTGATGTTAATTTCGAGGGATAGACcaaaagatgaaatttttgaGATCACTAGGTTTAGTAGAAGGAGTGTTTTCGGTATTAATCTAGGGGTTGTGAATAGCTACTAAAGAAAttggatttgaattttgatctgTTCTGTGTGTGTTTGGATTTGGGAAAAATTCAGGATTGTGGAACAAAGGGAAGAATGGATACGAATGATAGCTTGAGAGTAGCTAGTTTATGGCATTCAATGCACGCCATTTCTCAGCAGCTTTCACCTGTCAATGGCTGTTCTGGCATCGAGCTTCTCGAAGCCGACACTTTCGATCTCCATTGTTTCCAGTCTCTCCCAGGTAATCATACATCGCCATTTGCAAGAAGATACCGTCACATTCTCTTGATTACTGACTTGGCTCAATAACTGATCATATCTCAGGAACAAAGTTCTTTGTGGTTTGTGAACCTGGGACTCCTCACATGGAGAGCCTCCTTAGATACATTTATGAACTCTACACTGATTACGTCTTGAAGAATCCTTTCTATGAGATTGAAATGCCTATCCGTTGCGAGCTTTTCGACATCAACCTTACTCAAGCTGTACAGTCAGATCGTGTTGCTTTGTTAGGACGATGAACTAGAGATTGATTCTCTGCTAGGATCATCTCACTTCTTtgcctcttttttttgtggttttcttATCCTGATAACATTTTGTATGTGAGATAACATGTGAACGTTGTAAGAGAACCTAAGTTTACAACTAGTAAGTTTCCTTCTCTCCCTTACATTGCCAGCTCTTTTGTTACTACCAAACAACATAATATCTAAACAGACAGAAGGTAAAGAGTCTATACATCTCTAAAACCCGGTAAATAGCTCGCCTAGGATTGTTACATAATTGAAGGCCTAGGATAATTCACAGCTTGTGGAgatttgttgatgatgttgtcAATGCTGATTTGAGGATTCTGCTGCTCTTTTGATGCTTCCTTCTGGATATGAAGTTCTTCCATTGTCTTGACGATTTCGTTCATGGTCGGTCTACTCTTGGCATCTATAGATATGCAATCGAGTGCAAGAACTGCAATTTTCAAAGCTCGGGTTAGTGAGTATTGACCTTGGAGACGAGGATCCATCACTCGCAGAAGTCTTCTCTTGTTTGTTAAGTAGGGTCTTGCCCAATCCACGAGATTGTGTTCTCCTACTGGTTGATTCTTGTCAATTGCTCGTCTTCCTGATAACAACTCCAGTAACACAACCCCAAAACTGTATACATCGCTCTTCACCGATAAATGACCTTTCAAATTTGACAGAAACATAAGTGTTGGAGGTCTCTTCATTGATCATAATAACAGAGAATGCATGTTCATATATACCTGTAGCTAGATATTCTGGAGCAGCGTATCCCTGAGTTCCCATGACTCTGGTAGAAACATGGCTGTTGTCACCCATTGGACCATCTCTAGCCAAACCGAAATCCGAAAGCTTTGCGTTGTAGTTCTGCAGATGCAGAGAAACATTAAGATAAACTTCTCTGACTGCATCCAAAACCAAAGCTACAAAAAGTATCAATCATGTCATACCGAATCTAGCAAGATGTTAGATGCTTTGAAGTCTCGGTATATAACTTGCGGTTGAGCATTGTGAAGAAAAGCAAGTCCTCTAGCTGCACCAAGAGCCATACGAACCCGCGTGTTCCATGAAAGTGGCTGATAGAATGTTCCTCCTattatgagaaaaaagaaagaaagattaacCATTGTGTATAACAAGTTCTTCCATGAGCTTCTTTATCTTTGAAGATTTGAACTTACTTCTGAATAAGTGATTCTCAAGACTACCACGAGTCATAAACTCGTAAACAAGAAGCCTGTGCTCCTCTTCCAAGCAGTATCCAATCAGTTTCACAAGGTTAGGATGATCCAGCTGGCCTAAATAATTGATCTCAGCCtgttgttttcaaaatgaaaaaaaaaacgaaaaaagatGATCACTCCCTGAAACCACAAAACCAGGCTCTGCGACAATcttgaaataacaaaaaaagtagcTTGAGGAGAAAAAGTGAGAAGAAATGTGACTAACCAGCCACTCTCGATGACCTTGAAACCCTTCTTGGTTAAGTCTTTTCACAGCAATGACAATCCCGGTCCCCGGTTTAGAAGGAGCGAGAGAGGACTCATCGATCCAGCCTTTGAAAACGCAACCAAATCCACCTTCACCAACCACACTATCAGGCCGGAAATTCCTAGTTGCAGATTTCAGTTCACTGAGACTAAAGTTCTTGAGATTAGCATTTTGCAAGATCTCGCCTTCTGTTCGAGGCATATAAGAGAAGGAAGCGGTCGACGAGCCCTTGCTCCCATCTCTACTCAAGAATTTCGAACTTAGCCCTACAAGAATTCTTCTTTCAGAAACAGAAcattcaaaacacaaaactttcACAAGCCATTGCATTTAGATTCTAATTCTAGAAAGAAAGGTTGATGAATCTGGTTTTAGCCTTTTAAGGTACTTCAAATCTGGCTATAACTAAAACCACATAATGACTGAAACAACTCAAAAACCATACTTTAGATTATGAAAAGACAAGCTTTTTTGAGAGAGAATAAAGTGACAGTCAATTCTACTTAGCCGACACTCTGATTTGATTTCCATGGATTCAGCTCTTCTTACCAATAATGGAAACATATTGTCTGAACAAGAACTGAAATCTAAAAACTTTCTACTACAGGACTAAGCAAGTGTGAAAGAATAACAATAATTGAAATCTTTCTACAAGATATCAATCACCTTcatcaaattaataaataagagaaagacaagaaaattGACCAAAGGAGACTCACATGTACTGGAAGCAATATCTGTTTTAATCCGATTGCTGAAACAACCTCCCATTAAAACTCCAAGAAACCACCAATCAGTCACTCAGCTCTATAATCTTCTcgattgaaagaagaaaaaagataagagCTTTATGTGTGTAAACACAAACCCAGTTCTATGCGTACAAAATGGAGCGAGAATTGAAAAAGACCCTTAAGAAAATCCCAAACTCccagagaaagaaagaaagaaagaaagaaaattgagcTGGCTAGTAATCAATAAAGCCTAACCTTTTGTTCTCTCGGAGAAGAAAAGTCTTTTGTGATAATAATGAAACtaattgaaaatgaaaagaaaagatgtttttttttgagctctttcctctctctttctctctcagttTTGGGTACGCCCTATTGGactttgtcttcttcctcatcttcctctgTTCATCGTTGACTTGTTGACTTTTTCTAATAAGACTTTGAGTCTTTGtggagattttttttcagttccttttcaagtttttttttttttgtttgacatcaTCTTTGTGGAGATTTATCTTTAGAAAACCGTTATCAATTAGTTTGTTTAGTGATATAAAGTTGGTTTGTGGACCTTGTGAATGAAGTTTCTTTGTGGGTTGTAATGAAGGCTGAATGAAACGAAATTAGTAGGAGGAACATGATTTGAGCATAtgtgaataaaacaaattggCTAGTATATCTATGGGCCCATTTAGGAAATAGGTATTAACAGGCTTCACTTTCATCCATGGACTTGGGCCCTTGGCCATTAATATAGTTGATGAAGTGTATACTTTTTAAACTTCAAAAGTTCAAATGTAATGGCATATTGATAATTTTTGTCTATCAATAAATTTgcagaattatatatatatatatatatatatatatgcttgaaaattttaatttatttttgggacACAATTGTTTTTAAGTTAGTGCATTATTCATTTTACAATAGTTGTATTCAGTATATCATCACTTACTATACTACATCAAACAGTTTCTATTTAGTTTATTATATCATTTACTATTTCTGaaattgactttttgttttcatctctGTCtaatgactatatatatatatatatcttattttttaattttatttatcaacaagacattatatttatatagaaaaagacttttgatttcttgaccaagaaaaaaaagacttgaTTTACAAAGGCCATTTACCTTTCATGTTTCTCATTACTCATATCTTGGTAATTACAAAATTGTAAATGAAGTaactaattttcaaaatatgcatttattataacttatataaaaaagtagaaaacaaatttcaccaaaataaaaacagaaaaaattaaaattaaaatttaatgtcattaaaataatatgatcCAAAGATTCTACATTTCTACTAGTAATGGAGCTAGTGAATTGATGACAAAAAggaatttattttagtaattgaAAATGTCAACTactaaatcaacaaaaaaaaaaattatttagcaaagagaaaaaaaaaattacaagagTGACTTATTCTTCGTTCGTATCACAATTGGTAAAGAGACTTGCCGAGCTCCGCAAACCGCCATGCCTTTAACCAATCTTCACCTATAAACTCTTTCGTATTTGGTGCAATCggagaaattagggtttttttctgAGACAATTGGAGgtatttcttcttcgatttttgGAACCTAAGCCGATTCTATTGCTGTAATATAATCATTGTAATTTGAACAATTTAGGTTTTACTTTAAAGTTCTTCTGGCTCTGGTGTGAAGACGATCACTTGTTGGTTCTATCTAAGTTTCATCGTCTTCGTTGTACTCCGAAATTGAGGAACAAACCCTGGAGAGTCACAGTTCCGTGTTAGTGTTTCTGCAGCGTTGTGTCAGTGGTGGTTTTGTATATCCGCCGCTCGTTAATTGTGGAGATGGAGACcaactcttctctttttggtttagtttctCCTAGCTCGCATGATTTGGTCATTGaggtattatttttttagctTGTATGAACTTTGTTTTAGTAGTCGTGATATGTAGTATCTTGTAAGATGCGTGTTGATGTAGTTGtgattggtttgttttattgttttgtgacTGTTTGGAGTgaaagtttagattttttttgttttgttttgtagaggCTTGCTTCTGTGGGGGTTCCTAAGAAATACCGCTCTAAACGTGGCCTAGTGGAATTCGTTAGAGCTAACCCGGCCAAGATTTCAGAGTTAGTCTCTGCTCTCTTACCTACAGATGACGATGTTAAACTAGGATTGAAAGAAGCTAGGGAACGGCCTCGAAAGTCTGCTGTGAGTCCTACCATGAAAAAGAGGTTCAGGGAGAGCATGAATATGCTGCAGTGGTTGATGTTCCAGGATGAGCCTGATGTTTCTTTGAGGAATCTAGCAAAACTGAATCTTGATCAGCGAGGTGTTTGTGGCTCTGTCTGGGGACAGAATGATATAGCATATAGGTGTAGGACATGCGAGAATGACCCAACTTGTGCAATCTGCGTGCCTTGTTTCCAGAATGGGGATCACAACTCCCACGATTATTCAATCATCTACACAGGTGGTGGTTGTTGTGATTGTGGGGATGAAACAGCATGGAAACCTGATGGTTTCTGTTCAAATCATAAAGGTTCTGAACAGATTCGACCCCTCTCAGAAAATCTAGCAAATTCAGTTGGGCCTATACTTGATGCCCTTTTTACTTGTTGGAATAACAAGCTCTTATCTGCAGAAAGTAGTGGTCAGAAAGGTGCTAGATCCAACGATACTCTTGTGATACTCCAAAAGATGTCAAACGAGCTGACATTTATAGTGGTTGAAATGCTTCTGGAGTTTTCTATGTCCAGTGAGAGTTTGCTCAGTTTTGTTTCTAGAAGGATTATCTCTTCAAGTGGTTTATTGAGCATTCTCTTAAAGGCTGAGAGGTTCTTGGACCAAGATGTTATGAAGAAACTACATGACTTGTTCCTCAAATTAATAGGAGATCCAGTCTTCAAGTGTGAATTTGCTAAAGCATTTGTGAGTTATTATCCAGTTGTGATAAGCGAAGTGGTTAAGCAGGGTACTGATAATGCATTCAAGAAATATCCTCTACTGTCCACATTTTCTGTGCAAATCCTCACGGTGCCAACTCTAACACCATTTCTGGTGAAGGAAATGAATTTGCTAGCTATGCTTTTGGGATGCCTCAGTgatatctttgtttcttgttctgGGGAGGATGGTTTGCTACAGGTAAACAGATGTCTTCGTTTctcattttttggtttggtgatACTTTCTACTCACAATTGTAACATTTTAATGGTGATGAGTTTTATTTCCGCTTTCATTGTGCTCCTAGTGAAATATATTTGACGGTTTTCTTTTGTAGGCTACAAAGTTGGAACGGTTGTGTGAGACAAGTGAACGTGTCATTGGAGACTTGAAATTTGTTATGAGCCATGCTATAGTTTCTAAGTATGCAACACATGAACACCGGGAGTTATCAAGATCATGGTTGACACTCTTGACCTTTGCTCAAGGAATGAATCCTTTAAAAAGAGAGACTGGAATCCCTATTGACGAAGAAAATGATTACATGCAtctgttctttgttttgggtCATTCTATAGCTGTTATTCACTCTCTATTGGTTAATGGTACATATTCTGCTGCCAGTGatgaagaaatagaaaatgataGAAACGCCAAGGAAGAATTTGACAAGTgtgatggagatggagaaaggTATGCAAAAGTTGGAAGATTGTCTCATGAAGATTCTGTATGTACTGCGATTGTAAGCAGCAGCTCCTTTGATAGCTCAATGGCCTCTGAAGTCCACAAAATTGATCCTTTCCATGCCCTGCTTCCTTCTTCTGCCATATATTTGATACGCGAATGTTTGAAAGTTTTGGAGACATGCTTAGGAAATGATGAAGGTATATCAAAGTTTCTTTGCAAGTTGTCCTCTTCTAGCGGCAGAAACATCCCTGAAAGTAAGATGTCGTGGCCAAGGAGAGATTTGTTAAATGTTGAAACTGGAGGAAGTGTATCTAGTAATCTTGCCAGTTCTAGTAGAGATCCGAGTACTGGCTTATCACCTCTATGCGGCGATATTCAAACAAATCTTAGCTTGGATAATGTTTGTGGACCGTATGGGGTGGTTCAGACAGATGTTACAGCTGACTCTAAAAGAGTATCTTGCAACTCTGCTGATTTGACAAAGAATGCATCAGGATTACGTATACTTGGTCTGTGTGATTGGCCGGACATTCACTATGATGTGAGTTCTCAGGCCATATCAGTTCATCTTCCTTTGCACCGGTTACTTTCTCTGCTAATACAAAAAGCATTAAGGATATGTTATGGAGAATCTGCATCATACAATGGAGTCAGTATTAGTCATGAGATCCCACATGCAGACTTCTTCAGCTCCGTGATAGGAGATTTCCATCCTTGTGGATTTTCTGCACTCGTTATGGAACATGTTCTACAGATTAGGGTGTTTTGTGCCCAGGTTATCGCTGgaatgtggaagaagaatGGGGATTCTGCATTAGTATCTTGTGAGTGGTATCGGTCAGTTCGTTGGTATGTGAGAATACTATTGTTTTTATAAACTGCTATAATTCATCATTTACTCGCATGTTTAACTAGATGCAGCTTTGAAAACTGGTAGATTGGTTGTGAAGAGATTACTCGTTTCTCATTCTAGTAATTTCTATTTACAGGTCAGAACAGGGACTTGAGCTTGATCTATTTCTTCTCCAGTGTTGTGCTGCGTTAGCTCCCGCAGATTCTTATGTTGATAAGCTTCTCAGTCGATTTGGGCTCTCAAGCTATCTTTCACTTAATCCGGATATAACAAATGAGTATGTACCTATTGTCCTCTTACTGGTAATTGATCTCATTAT includes:
- the ABCI20 gene encoding non-intrinsic ABC protein 9 (non-intrinsic ABC protein 9 (NAP9); CONTAINS InterPro DOMAIN/s: ATPase, AAA+ type, core (InterPro:IPR003593), ABC transporter-like (InterPro:IPR003439); BEST Arabidopsis thaliana protein match is: P-loop containing nucleoside triphosphate hydrolases superfamily protein (TAIR:AT1G03905.1); Has 211585 Blast hits to 200727 proteins in 3497 species: Archae - 4296; Bacteria - 180035; Metazoa - 2718; Fungi - 1612; Plants - 1620; Viruses - 2; Other Eukaryotes - 21302 (source: NCBI BLink).), yielding MAVTEEEKKRNSTVEISGLRFTYPGIDGHPPPGSKPLIEDFSITLNSSDRCLLVGSNGAGKTTILKILGGKHMVEPHMVRVLGRSAFHDTGLTSSGDLCYLGGEWRRDVAFAGFEVPIQMDISAEKMIFGVAGIDPQRRDELIKVLDIDISWRLHKVSDGQRRRVQICMGLLKPFKVLLLDEITVDLDVLARADLLKFLRKECEERGATIIYATHIFDGLEDWPTHIVYVANGKLQLALPMEKVKETSKKSLMRTVESWLRKERDEERKRRKERKANGLPEFETRTEESRVTGDPARMLNNGWAAGRLHSTVAGGEDNFVLSSNRVLR
- the ABCI20 gene encoding non-intrinsic ABC protein 9 (non-intrinsic ABC protein 9 (NAP9); CONTAINS InterPro DOMAIN/s: ATPase, AAA+ type, core (InterPro:IPR003593), ABC transporter-like (InterPro:IPR003439); BEST Arabidopsis thaliana protein match is: P-loop containing nucleoside triphosphate hydrolases superfamily protein (TAIR:AT1G03905.1).) codes for the protein MAVTEEEKKRNSTVEISGLRFTYPGIDGHPPPGSKPLIEDFSITLNSSDRCLLVGSNGAGKTTILKILGGKHMVEPHMVRVLGRSAFHDTGLTSSGDLCYLGGEWRRDVAFAGFEVPIQMDISAEKMIFGVAGIDPQRRDELIKLEHGLIFDLCHIPNLRALHCLEYYYSVLDIDISWRLHKVSDGQRRRVQICMGLLKPFKVLLLDEITVDLDVLARADLLKFLRKECEERGATIIYATHIFDGLEDWPTHIVYVANGKLQLALPMEKVKETSKKSLMRTVESWLRKERDEERKRRKERKANGLPEFETRTEESRVTGDPARMLNNGWAAGRLHSTVAGGEDNFVLSSNRVLR
- a CDS encoding SNARE-like superfamily protein (SNARE-like superfamily protein; FUNCTIONS IN: molecular_function unknown; INVOLVED IN: transport, ER to Golgi vesicle-mediated transport; LOCATED IN: cis-Golgi network; EXPRESSED IN: 24 plant structures; EXPRESSED DURING: 15 growth stages; CONTAINS InterPro DOMAIN/s: Sybindin-like protein (InterPro:IPR007233), Longin-like (InterPro:IPR011012); BEST Arabidopsis thaliana protein match is: SNARE-like superfamily protein (TAIR:AT1G51160.2); Has 567 Blast hits to 560 proteins in 204 species: Archae - 0; Bacteria - 0; Metazoa - 227; Fungi - 139; Plants - 109; Viruses - 0; Other Eukaryotes - 92 (source: NCBI BLink).) encodes the protein MAAIYSLYIINKSGGLIFYKDCGTKGRMDTNDSLRVASLWHSMHAISQQLSPVNGCSGIELLEADTFDLHCFQSLPGTKFFVVCEPGTPHMESLLRYIYELYTDYVLKNPFYEIEMPIRCELFDINLTQAVQSDRVALLGR
- the NAK gene encoding Protein kinase superfamily protein (NAK; FUNCTIONS IN: protein serine/threonine kinase activity, protein kinase activity, kinase activity, ATP binding; INVOLVED IN: protein amino acid phosphorylation, N-terminal protein myristoylation; LOCATED IN: plasma membrane; EXPRESSED IN: 23 plant structures; EXPRESSED DURING: 13 growth stages; CONTAINS InterPro DOMAIN/s: Protein kinase, ATP binding site (InterPro:IPR017441), Serine/threonine-protein kinase domain (InterPro:IPR002290), Serine-threonine/tyrosine-protein kinase (InterPro:IPR001245), Serine/threonine-protein kinase, active site (InterPro:IPR008271), Protein kinase-like domain (InterPro:IPR011009), Protein kinase, catalytic domain (InterPro:IPR000719), Tyrosine-protein kinase, catalytic domain (InterPro:IPR020635); BEST Arabidopsis thaliana protein match is: Protein kinase superfamily protein (TAIR:AT1G07570.1); Has 115415 Blast hits to 114151 proteins in 4171 species: Archae - 87; Bacteria - 13166; Metazoa - 42876; Fungi - 9438; Plants - 33067; Viruses - 364; Other Eukaryotes - 16417 (source: NCBI BLink).), with amino-acid sequence MGGCFSNRIKTDIASSTWLSSKFLSRDGSKGSSTASFSYMPRTEGEILQNANLKNFSLSELKSATRNFRPDSVVGEGGFGCVFKGWIDESSLAPSKPGTGIVIAVKRLNQEGFQGHREWLAEINYLGQLDHPNLVKLIGYCLEEEHRLLVYEFMTRGSLENHLFRRGTFYQPLSWNTRVRMALGAARGLAFLHNAQPQVIYRDFKASNILLDSNYNAKLSDFGLARDGPMGDNSHVSTRVMGTQGYAAPEYLATGHLSVKSDVYSFGVVLLELLSGRRAIDKNQPVGEHNLVDWARPYLTNKRRLLRVMDPRLQGQYSLTRALKIAVLALDCISIDAKSRPTMNEIVKTMEELHIQKEASKEQQNPQISIDNIINKSPQAVNYPRPSIM